In a single window of the Pseudogemmatithrix spongiicola genome:
- a CDS encoding IS481 family transposase — MNIHKNARLTVAGRLAVATAVLGGQDPAAVARGAACSVRTVWKWVARFRTGGAAALADRSSRPHRLTQLPRPQRRAILRGRTRRRWSSTRIAQETGIPLSTVIHFLRRHGLQRLPRLEPPRAVRRYEMRAPGELLHVDTKKLGRIGRVGHRIHGDRRTRVRGIGWEAVHVAVDAYSRVAYAEVLPDERAATTAAFLARAIAWYAALGVRVRAVLTDNGSCYRSHAVRTLLRCDGITHKRTMPYTPRTNGKVERLIQTLLREWAYARPYPSSRVRTEWLARYLRTYNEARGHSALNYLPPMLHLAAAL; from the coding sequence GTGAACATCCACAAGAATGCACGTCTGACCGTCGCGGGGCGACTCGCCGTCGCGACCGCCGTTCTGGGCGGGCAGGATCCCGCCGCCGTCGCCCGGGGCGCGGCCTGTTCCGTCCGCACCGTCTGGAAGTGGGTCGCCCGCTTCCGCACCGGCGGCGCGGCGGCGCTCGCGGACCGCTCGTCGCGCCCGCATCGCCTCACCCAGCTCCCGCGGCCGCAGCGCCGCGCGATCCTTCGGGGCCGCACCCGGCGGCGCTGGAGCTCGACGCGCATCGCCCAGGAGACGGGCATCCCGCTCTCAACGGTGATCCACTTCCTGCGCCGCCACGGCCTGCAGCGGCTCCCTCGGCTCGAGCCGCCGCGCGCGGTGCGCCGCTACGAGATGCGGGCACCGGGCGAGCTGCTGCACGTCGACACGAAGAAGCTCGGGCGCATCGGCCGCGTGGGGCACCGCATCCACGGCGACCGCCGGACCCGCGTGCGCGGGATCGGCTGGGAGGCGGTGCACGTCGCGGTGGACGCCTACTCGCGCGTGGCCTACGCCGAGGTCCTGCCCGATGAGCGCGCGGCGACCACGGCGGCCTTCCTCGCACGGGCGATCGCGTGGTACGCGGCGCTCGGCGTGCGGGTGCGCGCCGTGCTCACCGACAACGGGAGCTGCTATCGCAGCCACGCGGTGCGCACGCTCCTCCGCTGCGACGGCATCACGCACAAGCGCACCATGCCCTACACGCCGCGCACGAACGGCAAGGTCGAGCGGCTGATCCAGACGCTCCTGCGGGAATGGGCGTACGCGCGCCCCTACCCCTCCTCGCGGGTGCGCACGGAGTGGCTCGCGCGCTACCTGCGGACGTACAATGAGGCGCGCGGACACTCAGCCCTCAACTACCTCCCCCCCATGCTGCATCTCGCTGCGGCCCTGTGA
- a CDS encoding WD40/YVTN/BNR-like repeat-containing protein, producing the protein MTRFLSTLSGVAALAATSLSAQSVDQSVIDGLRWRQIGPANMSGRIADVEGIPSPSKTFFVAAAAGGVWKTTNNGVTFRPVFDNYGIASLGDLAIAPSDTNIIYLGTGEPNSRNSISPGGGVFKSTDGGMTWTYMGLKETEHVGRIIVHPTNPSVAWVAALGAAWRPNRERGLYKTTDGGTTWQLKKFINDTTGFVDIDIHPTNPNVLFATSYHRLRGPYFLQSGGRGSALWKSEDGGETWTEVRGGGFPATMKGRMEIAIAPSDGNVMYVMVEADTNPNPRPTAGAAAQKSPSGLYRSADGGRTWEKTADDNVRPFYYSQVRVHPTNPNRVWFSSTPVKVSDEGGKNARNATIGLHVDHHAQWIDPKDPDRHIVGNDGGIGITFDNGGNYIFPNTFAIGQFYNISFDMAVPYNVCGGLQDNGSWCGPSRRRQGPITNAMWYTFNGGDGFVTNQDPTNPDIIYGTSQGGNMARFIVSTGTSTRLQKPNYRERYMKWEDSIMVVRGDTTRPASAALQRTIAGLRAQQRTDSIADSPRWNWNTPFFLSPHNPSIVYMGASRVYKSLQRGDNMFPISADLSYADTMKIRVSTRTTGGITIDATGAETFGTIVSLNESPLVAGKLYAGTDDGRLWMTENDGGTWTELTSRVPGVPAGTYVSRIEPSQFDAGRVYVTYDNHRRGDFTPYVFVSDDNGRTFRSIANNLPKGGPDFVHVIREDVKNQHLLFVGTDVGAYVSGDRGATWQKFMTGLPNVPVHDLRIHPRDAELIAGTHGRSIWIVDIAPLQQMGGALSQTAHLYAPRPAFQYGERRMEGHSTGNMLFQAPSPQYGADIWYRVGKNVGPVRIAILDVNGDTLQTLTGQGQAGVHKVTWGFNGRPAPRPALRGAALRDSVLQARRVAFVLDSVEAEGKIPAPAIAQLRRALSQGATGMQAIARQFGFGGGGGGGGAQPGVWQDRPAEQSPPAARPQGGAGGRPGGAPGAGAPGAGAQGMGGITQEDLFAIIRAAGIMGGGGGGFGGGGAPTAEPGDYRVAMTIEGQTYTQTLRVERMAGGGSSGFPFEVEEMEKAYTRWLRTQR; encoded by the coding sequence GTGACACGGTTCCTTTCGACGCTGAGCGGCGTCGCGGCGCTTGCGGCGACCTCGCTCTCCGCGCAGTCGGTCGACCAATCGGTGATCGACGGCCTTCGCTGGCGGCAGATCGGCCCGGCGAACATGTCCGGCCGCATCGCCGACGTCGAGGGCATTCCCAGCCCGAGCAAGACGTTCTTCGTCGCCGCGGCGGCGGGCGGCGTCTGGAAGACGACGAACAACGGCGTGACCTTCCGCCCGGTGTTCGACAACTATGGAATCGCTTCGCTCGGTGATCTCGCGATCGCCCCGAGTGACACGAACATCATCTATCTCGGCACCGGCGAGCCGAACTCGCGCAACTCGATCTCTCCGGGCGGCGGCGTGTTCAAGTCCACCGACGGCGGCATGACGTGGACGTACATGGGCCTTAAGGAGACGGAGCACGTGGGCCGCATCATCGTGCACCCGACGAATCCGAGCGTGGCCTGGGTGGCCGCCCTCGGCGCGGCGTGGCGTCCGAACCGCGAACGTGGCCTCTACAAGACCACCGACGGCGGCACGACCTGGCAACTGAAGAAGTTCATCAACGACACGACTGGCTTCGTGGATATCGACATCCACCCGACGAACCCGAACGTGCTGTTCGCGACGAGCTATCATCGCCTGCGCGGCCCGTACTTCCTGCAGTCGGGCGGTCGCGGCTCGGCCCTCTGGAAGTCCGAGGACGGCGGCGAGACCTGGACGGAAGTGCGCGGCGGCGGATTCCCGGCGACGATGAAGGGCCGCATGGAGATCGCGATCGCCCCGAGCGATGGCAACGTGATGTACGTGATGGTGGAAGCGGACACGAATCCGAATCCGCGTCCGACGGCTGGCGCTGCGGCGCAGAAGAGCCCGAGCGGCCTGTATCGCTCGGCGGACGGCGGCCGGACCTGGGAGAAGACGGCGGACGACAACGTGCGCCCCTTCTATTACAGCCAGGTGCGCGTGCACCCGACCAACCCGAACCGCGTGTGGTTCAGCTCCACGCCGGTGAAGGTGTCGGATGAGGGCGGCAAGAACGCCCGCAACGCGACGATCGGGCTGCACGTGGACCACCACGCGCAGTGGATCGACCCGAAGGATCCGGACCGCCACATCGTCGGCAACGACGGCGGCATCGGCATCACCTTCGACAACGGCGGCAACTACATCTTCCCGAACACCTTCGCGATCGGGCAGTTCTACAACATCTCGTTCGACATGGCCGTGCCGTACAACGTCTGCGGCGGCCTGCAGGACAACGGCTCGTGGTGCGGCCCGTCGCGCCGCCGCCAGGGGCCGATCACGAACGCGATGTGGTACACGTTCAACGGCGGTGACGGCTTCGTCACCAACCAGGACCCGACGAACCCGGACATCATCTACGGGACCTCGCAGGGCGGCAACATGGCGCGGTTCATCGTCTCGACGGGCACGAGCACGCGCCTGCAGAAGCCGAACTACCGCGAGCGTTACATGAAGTGGGAGGACTCGATCATGGTCGTGCGCGGCGACACGACGCGTCCGGCCTCGGCGGCGCTGCAGCGCACGATCGCCGGCCTGCGCGCGCAGCAGCGCACGGACTCGATCGCCGACAGCCCGCGCTGGAACTGGAACACGCCGTTCTTCCTCTCGCCGCACAACCCGAGCATCGTGTACATGGGCGCGAGCCGCGTGTACAAGTCGCTGCAGCGCGGCGACAACATGTTCCCGATCTCGGCGGACCTCTCGTACGCCGACACGATGAAGATTCGCGTGTCGACGCGCACGACGGGCGGTATCACGATCGACGCGACGGGCGCCGAGACCTTCGGCACGATCGTCTCGCTCAATGAGTCGCCGCTGGTGGCGGGCAAGCTGTACGCCGGCACCGACGACGGCCGCCTGTGGATGACGGAGAACGACGGCGGGACGTGGACGGAGCTCACGTCGCGCGTGCCGGGCGTCCCGGCGGGCACGTATGTGTCGCGCATCGAGCCGTCGCAGTTCGACGCGGGCCGCGTGTACGTGACGTACGACAACCATCGCCGCGGCGACTTCACGCCGTACGTGTTCGTCTCGGACGACAACGGCCGCACGTTCCGGAGCATCGCGAACAACCTGCCGAAGGGCGGACCGGACTTCGTGCACGTGATCCGCGAAGACGTGAAGAACCAGCACCTGCTCTTCGTGGGCACTGACGTCGGCGCGTATGTGTCGGGCGACCGCGGCGCGACGTGGCAGAAGTTCATGACCGGCCTGCCGAACGTGCCGGTGCACGACCTCAGGATCCATCCGCGCGACGCCGAGCTGATCGCCGGCACGCATGGCCGTTCGATCTGGATCGTGGACATCGCGCCGCTGCAGCAGATGGGCGGGGCGCTGTCGCAGACGGCGCATCTGTACGCGCCGCGTCCGGCGTTCCAGTACGGCGAGCGCCGCATGGAAGGCCACTCGACGGGCAACATGCTGTTCCAGGCGCCGAGCCCGCAGTACGGCGCGGACATCTGGTACCGCGTGGGCAAGAACGTGGGACCGGTGCGCATCGCGATCCTCGACGTGAACGGCGACACGCTGCAGACGCTCACGGGTCAGGGTCAGGCCGGCGTGCACAAGGTGACGTGGGGCTTCAACGGCCGCCCGGCGCCGCGTCCGGCGCTGCGCGGTGCGGCGCTGCGCGACTCCGTCCTGCAGGCGCGCCGTGTGGCCTTCGTGCTCGACTCGGTCGAGGCGGAGGGCAAGATCCCGGCGCCGGCGATCGCACAGTTGCGTCGTGCGCTGTCGCAGGGCGCGACGGGCATGCAGGCGATCGCGCGTCAGTTCGGCTTCGGCGGTGGCGGCGGTGGTGGCGGCGCGCAGCCTGGTGTGTGGCAGGATCGTCCGGCCGAGCAGTCGCCGCCGGCGGCGCGTCCGCAGGGTGGGGCGGGCGGACGTCCGGGCGGTGCGCCGGGTGCCGGTGCGCCGGGTGCCGGCGCGCAGGGCATGGGCGGCATCACGCAGGAAGACCTGTTCGCGATCATCCGCGCGGCCGGCATCATGGGCGGCGGCGGTGGCGGCTTCGGTGGCGGCGGTGCGCCGACGGCGGAGCCGGGTGACTACCGTGTGGCGATGACGATCGAGGGCCAGACCTACACGCAGACGCTGCGCGTGGAGCGGATGGCTGGCGGTGGCTCGAGCGGCTTCCCCTTCGAGGTCGAGGAGATGGAGAAGGCCTACACGCGCTGGCTGCGGACGCAGCGCTAA
- a CDS encoding HPF/RaiA family ribosome-associated protein produces MARSTRSHATRRAPMGVAANAAPRAERGRTDSPETPLAVRTKDVEVDEALREYVAKRAGFKLGKFAEAIERITVRFEDLNGPKKGSPADRCAIKVVISRHESVLVEVVDADPRAAFDKCIDSVERAVRRALEKTKSKARRR; encoded by the coding sequence ATGGCCCGTTCCACCCGTTCGCACGCCACCCGACGCGCCCCCATGGGCGTGGCCGCCAACGCCGCCCCCCGCGCCGAGCGCGGCCGTACGGATTCCCCTGAAACCCCGCTGGCCGTCCGCACCAAGGACGTCGAGGTGGACGAGGCGCTCCGCGAGTACGTCGCCAAGCGCGCCGGCTTCAAGCTCGGCAAGTTCGCCGAGGCCATCGAGCGCATCACCGTACGCTTCGAGGACCTCAACGGCCCCAAGAAGGGCTCCCCCGCCGATCGCTGCGCCATCAAGGTCGTGATCTCGCGCCACGAGAGCGTCCTGGTCGAAGTCGTCGACGCCGACCCGCGCGCGGCGTTCGACAAGTGCATAGACTCCGTGGAGCGCGCGGTGCGCCGCGCACTGGAGAAGACCAAGTCCAAGGCGCGGAGGCGCTGA
- a CDS encoding PIN domain-containing protein, which yields MYVDSSVVLATVFAEARRPDDRFWLGPRFASRLADLEVRVRVAGRAPRGSVEDVDAVLAHMQFIEMSAASLSLLYTRPPAGVRTLDAIHLATLEHLHRTGHGMPLATYDRRLATAAHGMGFQVIVP from the coding sequence ATGTACGTGGACTCTTCCGTGGTGCTCGCCACGGTGTTCGCGGAAGCCCGAAGACCGGATGACCGATTCTGGCTCGGCCCACGATTCGCAAGTCGGCTCGCTGACCTCGAGGTCCGCGTACGAGTCGCTGGGCGAGCGCCTCGCGGGTCTGTCGAGGACGTCGACGCGGTACTGGCGCACATGCAGTTTATCGAGATGAGTGCCGCGTCTCTCAGCCTGCTCTACACACGGCCGCCTGCCGGCGTCCGCACCCTCGACGCGATTCACCTGGCGACACTCGAGCATCTGCACCGAACCGGTCACGGGATGCCCCTCGCCACCTACGACCGCCGCCTCGCCACCGCCGCCCACGGCATGGGCTTCCAGGTCATCGTCCCATGA
- a CDS encoding type II toxin-antitoxin system Phd/YefM family antitoxin has protein sequence MKTVGIKELKNKLSEYIRLAKAGEVIAITDRGQVVAELRAPKHVDHPLMDDPWFAEQVRLGHITPSKVPPGTPLELKRDYPLVPLEEILRDLDESREDRF, from the coding sequence ATGAAGACTGTCGGCATCAAGGAGCTGAAGAACAAGCTGAGCGAGTACATCCGCCTCGCGAAGGCAGGCGAGGTTATCGCCATCACGGATCGAGGACAGGTGGTCGCTGAACTCCGCGCACCGAAGCATGTCGATCATCCCCTGATGGACGATCCCTGGTTCGCCGAGCAGGTGCGGTTGGGGCATATCACGCCCTCGAAGGTTCCACCAGGGACGCCGCTCGAATTGAAGCGCGACTATCCACTCGTGCCCCTTGAAGAAATTCTTCGTGACCTCGACGAGAGCCGCGAGGATCGCTTCTAG
- a CDS encoding ion transporter, which yields MSETRAMDPRTFWRRVIFDHDTRAGRAFDVALIVAILGSVITMLLDSMPGLPPLAHRVLYVFEWLFTLLFTAEYVTRLWCAADRLRYAKSFYGVIDLLAVLPTWIALVLPESRFLGVIRIIRVLRIFRILKLTQYVAEASMLTQALVAARYKIVVFMFTIVTAVSVVGSLMYLIEGPEHGFTSIPTAMYWAIVTMTTVGYGDISPGTPFGRLLASALMILGYGIIAVPTGIVTMELQRAGRVPRAVTCPRCGRDGHDLDAVFCKACGTALPVKGVL from the coding sequence ATGAGCGAAACGCGCGCGATGGACCCCCGCACCTTCTGGCGCCGCGTGATCTTCGATCACGACACCCGCGCCGGCCGCGCCTTCGACGTCGCACTCATCGTCGCCATCCTCGGCAGCGTCATCACGATGCTGCTCGACAGCATGCCCGGGCTGCCGCCGCTCGCCCACCGCGTGCTCTATGTGTTCGAGTGGCTGTTCACGCTGCTCTTCACCGCCGAGTACGTGACGCGCCTCTGGTGCGCCGCCGACCGCCTGCGCTACGCGAAGAGCTTCTACGGCGTGATCGACCTCCTCGCCGTGCTGCCCACCTGGATCGCGCTCGTGTTGCCCGAGAGCCGCTTCCTCGGCGTGATCCGCATCATCCGCGTGCTGCGCATCTTCCGCATCCTCAAGCTCACGCAGTATGTGGCCGAAGCCAGCATGCTCACGCAGGCGCTGGTGGCGGCGCGCTACAAGATCGTCGTCTTCATGTTCACGATCGTCACCGCGGTGAGCGTGGTCGGTTCGCTGATGTACCTCATTGAAGGCCCCGAGCACGGCTTCACGAGCATCCCCACCGCGATGTACTGGGCGATCGTCACGATGACCACCGTCGGCTACGGCGACATTTCGCCGGGCACGCCGTTCGGCCGCCTGCTCGCGAGCGCGCTCATGATCCTCGGCTACGGCATCATCGCCGTGCCCACGGGCATCGTCACCATGGAGCTGCAGCGCGCGGGGCGTGTGCCGCGGGCGGTCACCTGCCCGCGCTGCGGACGCGACGGGCACGACCTCGATGCCGTGTTCTGCAAGGCCTGCGGCACCGCGCTGCCGGTGAAGGGTGTGCTCTAG
- a CDS encoding family 20 glycosylhydrolase, with translation MRPIALLAALLLPAALTAQASVEPASPPRLLPMPREIVRFDGSALFRAPISIAPGSERADIEAAEDFAAAMRERGFQAALHATSRGWHVTMLRNGSEQARRVLAQLSLRFEAPMREEGYILVTDTTGATLIAETAAGAFYGLQTLKQLFVGAGTSARLHRVTIRDWPAMRWRGAQDDISRGPMPTIEYQKRQVRLLASYKVNAFTLYFEHTLQFASQPVIAPPGGSMSREDVAELVAYAKRYHVTVIPQQQTFGHLHHALKLELYADLAETPHGHVLAPGQPGTLQFTRGIFAEIDSMFPSPFVHLGADETFELGAGRTKPMVADSGLGRVYINYLRDIVNTVRKPDKRYLFWGDIAMNSPELVNRLPKDLIAVGWDYWSRNNFDRYLKPFRDAGMETWVAPGVSNWNGVYPNSNTALPNIQGFIRDGQRAGATGVINTTWDDWGDAIFEQVWYGLVFGAAASWQSGESSIPAFQASYGLNFHGDTLGAIDAAQRHLMAAHAALQRSGAGDAGSYLFFLDPWSDEGVIETLRLRPHIAQVRIHAESALVQIAQARTQRHLREPSAVDAMELGARRIDWLGMKFQIADEVAQGVYALATLDTVTWKELAEFTGINGKLQDMRDGWVLTRELFERSWRYENRPYWLGNNLARYDVETQRWVERINAMDAARRKFTRERKLPDPQSVGVPSGLAPPRQAPMPCGGGSGRPPARRPVPPTPGQSPPLT, from the coding sequence ATGCGCCCAATCGCCCTCCTCGCCGCGCTCCTCCTGCCCGCCGCCCTCACCGCGCAGGCCTCCGTGGAGCCCGCCAGCCCGCCGCGGTTGCTGCCGATGCCGCGCGAGATTGTCCGCTTCGACGGCAGTGCGCTGTTCCGCGCGCCGATCTCGATCGCACCGGGCTCCGAGCGCGCGGACATCGAAGCCGCCGAGGACTTCGCCGCCGCCATGCGCGAACGCGGCTTCCAGGCCGCCCTGCACGCGACCTCCCGCGGCTGGCACGTGACGATGCTGCGCAATGGCTCCGAGCAGGCGCGCCGCGTGCTCGCCCAGCTCTCGCTCCGCTTCGAGGCCCCGATGCGCGAGGAAGGCTACATCCTCGTCACCGACACCACGGGCGCGACGCTCATCGCCGAAACGGCGGCGGGCGCCTTCTATGGATTGCAGACGCTCAAGCAGCTCTTCGTGGGCGCGGGCACGAGCGCGCGCCTGCACCGCGTAACCATCCGGGATTGGCCAGCTATGCGCTGGCGCGGCGCGCAGGACGATATCTCGCGCGGGCCGATGCCCACAATCGAGTACCAGAAGCGTCAGGTGCGGCTGCTCGCGAGCTACAAGGTGAACGCGTTCACGCTGTACTTCGAGCACACGCTGCAGTTCGCCTCGCAGCCGGTGATTGCGCCGCCGGGCGGGTCGATGAGCCGCGAGGACGTAGCCGAGCTGGTGGCTTACGCGAAGCGCTATCACGTGACGGTGATCCCGCAGCAGCAGACCTTCGGGCACCTGCATCACGCGCTCAAGCTGGAGCTCTACGCGGACCTAGCCGAGACGCCGCATGGGCACGTGCTCGCACCGGGCCAGCCGGGCACACTGCAGTTCACGCGCGGGATCTTCGCCGAGATCGATTCGATGTTCCCGTCGCCGTTCGTGCACTTGGGCGCCGACGAGACCTTCGAGCTGGGCGCCGGCCGCACGAAGCCGATGGTCGCGGACTCCGGACTGGGGCGCGTGTACATCAACTATCTGCGCGACATCGTGAACACGGTGCGCAAGCCGGACAAGCGCTACCTGTTCTGGGGCGACATCGCGATGAACTCGCCGGAGCTGGTGAACCGGCTGCCGAAGGATCTCATCGCGGTGGGCTGGGACTACTGGTCACGCAACAACTTCGACCGCTATCTCAAGCCCTTCCGCGACGCGGGCATGGAAACCTGGGTGGCGCCGGGCGTGAGCAACTGGAACGGCGTCTACCCCAACAGCAACACGGCGCTGCCGAACATCCAGGGCTTCATTCGCGACGGGCAGCGTGCCGGTGCGACGGGTGTCATCAACACCACCTGGGACGACTGGGGCGACGCGATCTTCGAGCAGGTGTGGTACGGGCTGGTGTTCGGCGCGGCGGCGTCGTGGCAGAGCGGGGAGTCGAGCATCCCGGCGTTCCAGGCGTCCTACGGTCTCAACTTCCACGGCGATACGCTCGGTGCGATCGACGCGGCGCAGCGGCATCTGATGGCCGCGCACGCAGCGCTGCAGCGCTCAGGCGCCGGCGATGCGGGTTCGTACCTGTTCTTCCTCGATCCGTGGAGTGACGAAGGTGTGATCGAGACGCTCCGCCTGCGTCCGCACATCGCGCAGGTGCGCATCCACGCGGAGAGCGCGCTGGTGCAGATCGCGCAGGCCCGCACGCAACGGCACCTGCGTGAGCCCAGCGCCGTCGACGCCATGGAACTCGGCGCGCGGCGCATCGACTGGCTGGGCATGAAGTTCCAGATCGCCGATGAAGTCGCGCAGGGCGTGTACGCGCTCGCCACGCTCGACACGGTGACGTGGAAGGAGCTGGCCGAGTTCACGGGGATCAACGGCAAGCTGCAGGACATGCGCGACGGCTGGGTGCTGACGCGCGAGCTGTTCGAGCGCAGCTGGCGCTACGAGAACCGGCCGTACTGGCTGGGCAACAACCTCGCGCGCTACGACGTGGAGACGCAGCGTTGGGTGGAGCGGATCAACGCGATGGACGCCGCGCGGCGGAAGTTCACTCGGGAGCGGAAGCTGCCGGATCCGCAGTCGGTTGGAGTGCCGTCAGGATTGGCGCCCCCGCGCCAGGCCCCGATGCCATGCGGAGGCGGAAGCGGGCGTCCTCCGGCCCGTAGACCCGTCCCACCAACGCCGGGTCAAAGTCCGCCACTGACCTGA
- a CDS encoding DUF2779 domain-containing protein, which translates to MPRHTLSKSDFKTARGCGTKLYYRELKYPDTMQQNEYLQLLAEGGYMVELLAKQMFPTGLTLEYGKKPLEAAAQETAAQLERGAREEVVLFEATLFDGVRQARVDILKRTPRGFDLYEVKSSSIDFEKQAKALEKTGSLFKSQRTPFGIHSDWREYLEDVTYQVALLRDLYPDVPIRAHLMLMDKRAPVPHDGMPQWFRIVKADDGRLATAEFIGDAALARESRLVIAVDCTSEVEELEPGVREAAQDLAASLAPELTRIEPVLTRACRNCEFRTDPAEGPSGFHECWGERGTAHPHVLQLFRGGDLIDEMIAQGIDRVTDIPDAHVAALKGVYGERQRVQIEQTRLGKEWFDPALGHEIAQARYPLHFIDFEAARIAIPHHKGMTPYGLLAFQWSCHTQRAPGAELEHRHFLNTDPIWPNELFARELRDAVGHDGTLLVWSAFEKSILSAVAEEMSSLGSGDAELANWLREAALPLGDGVGRQLDMLKLCRKRYYHPGMQGSNSIKYVLDALWKHSSEARSRFAALAGREGDPELGPYATLPPEIIDGSEAEVKEGTGAVRAYFRMAYGLEREDPTIKSQWSNLLLEYCKLDTLAMVLIWEHWQRITGSAATGR; encoded by the coding sequence ATGCCCCGCCACACCCTCTCCAAGTCCGACTTCAAGACCGCCCGCGGCTGCGGCACCAAGCTCTACTACCGCGAACTGAAGTACCCGGACACCATGCAGCAGAACGAGTACCTCCAGCTGCTGGCCGAGGGCGGCTACATGGTGGAGCTGCTGGCCAAGCAGATGTTCCCGACCGGCCTCACGCTGGAGTACGGCAAGAAGCCGCTCGAAGCAGCCGCGCAGGAGACGGCCGCGCAGCTGGAGCGCGGCGCGCGTGAAGAGGTCGTGCTCTTCGAAGCCACGCTGTTCGACGGCGTGCGTCAGGCCCGCGTAGACATCCTCAAGCGCACGCCGCGCGGCTTCGATCTCTACGAGGTGAAGTCCTCGTCCATCGACTTTGAGAAGCAGGCCAAGGCGCTGGAGAAGACCGGCTCGCTGTTCAAGTCGCAGCGTACGCCCTTCGGCATCCACAGCGATTGGCGCGAGTACCTCGAAGACGTCACCTACCAGGTGGCGCTGCTGCGCGACCTCTACCCAGACGTGCCGATCCGCGCGCACCTGATGCTCATGGACAAGCGCGCGCCCGTGCCGCACGACGGCATGCCGCAGTGGTTCCGCATTGTGAAGGCCGATGACGGTCGGCTCGCCACGGCGGAGTTCATCGGTGACGCGGCGCTGGCCCGCGAATCGCGCCTCGTCATTGCGGTGGACTGCACTTCAGAAGTCGAGGAGCTCGAGCCGGGGGTGCGCGAGGCCGCGCAGGACCTGGCCGCGAGCCTCGCACCGGAGCTCACGCGCATCGAGCCGGTGCTCACGCGCGCCTGCCGAAACTGCGAGTTCCGCACGGATCCCGCCGAGGGACCGAGTGGCTTTCACGAATGCTGGGGCGAGCGCGGCACGGCGCATCCGCACGTGCTGCAGCTCTTCCGCGGCGGCGATCTCATCGACGAGATGATCGCGCAGGGCATCGACCGTGTGACGGACATCCCGGACGCACACGTGGCGGCGCTTAAAGGCGTGTACGGCGAGCGCCAGCGCGTGCAGATCGAGCAGACGCGGCTCGGCAAAGAGTGGTTCGACCCCGCACTCGGCCACGAGATCGCGCAGGCGCGGTACCCGCTGCACTTCATCGACTTCGAGGCCGCGCGCATCGCAATCCCGCATCACAAGGGCATGACGCCGTACGGCTTGCTCGCCTTCCAGTGGAGCTGCCACACGCAGCGTGCGCCGGGCGCGGAGCTGGAGCACCGCCATTTCCTGAATACCGATCCGATCTGGCCCAACGAACTCTTCGCGCGCGAGCTGCGCGACGCGGTGGGCCACGACGGCACGCTGCTGGTGTGGTCGGCCTTCGAGAAGAGCATTCTCTCGGCGGTGGCCGAGGAGATGTCATCGCTGGGTTCTGGCGATGCAGAGCTCGCGAACTGGCTGCGTGAGGCGGCGCTGCCGCTGGGCGACGGCGTGGGGCGGCAGCTCGACATGCTCAAGCTCTGCCGCAAGCGCTACTACCATCCGGGCATGCAGGGCAGCAACTCGATCAAGTACGTACTCGATGCCCTCTGGAAGCATTCGTCCGAGGCGCGCTCGCGCTTCGCCGCGCTGGCGGGGCGCGAGGGCGATCCGGAGCTCGGGCCCTACGCGACGCTGCCGCCGGAGATCATCGATGGATCGGAAGCCGAGGTGAAGGAAGGCACGGGCGCGGTGCGTGCGTACTTCCGCATGGCTTACGGCCTGGAGCGCGAGGACCCGACCATCAAATCGCAGTGGTCGAACCTGCTGCTCGAGTACTGCAAGCTCGACACGCTGGCGATGGTGCTCATCTGGGAGCACTGGCAGCGCATCACGGGCAGCGCCGCCACCGGGCGCTAG